Proteins found in one Microcella daejeonensis genomic segment:
- the alr gene encoding alanine racemase → MTARPFREARISIEAIAHNVALLRRLAPSRHLMAVVKADGYGHGAVTAARAALEAGADHLGVADVVEALELRAAGIDAPVLAWLLDPAGDLEPALESGIAIGVSSLAQLDRVAAAGHRPAVHLKADTGLSRNGAVEAEWGVLLERTATLVRSGAVRLEGVFSHVSGTSPDDDRAQIAAFERFLDALRAHGLEPGIRHLAASGAALDLPESRYDMVRAGIALYGLPPAPHHRGLELRPAMQLSAAVAAVKRVPAGSGVSYGYRLRTSASSTLALVPLGYADGVPRAAEHAPVLINGRTFPVVARIAMDQLVVDVGEHPVQAGDRAVLFGDPARGEPSAEHWADAAGTIGYEIVTRIGRRVTRTRA, encoded by the coding sequence ATGACCGCCCGCCCGTTCCGCGAGGCGCGCATCTCGATCGAGGCCATCGCCCACAACGTCGCCCTGCTGCGCCGCCTCGCGCCGAGCCGTCACCTGATGGCGGTGGTGAAGGCCGACGGCTACGGGCACGGCGCCGTGACCGCCGCACGCGCGGCCCTCGAGGCGGGCGCCGATCACCTCGGGGTCGCCGACGTCGTCGAGGCGCTCGAGCTGCGCGCCGCGGGCATCGACGCCCCCGTGCTCGCCTGGCTGCTCGACCCCGCCGGCGATCTCGAGCCGGCCCTCGAGTCGGGCATCGCGATCGGCGTGAGCTCCCTCGCCCAGCTCGACCGCGTCGCCGCCGCCGGGCACCGGCCGGCCGTGCACCTCAAGGCGGACACCGGGCTCAGCCGCAACGGAGCCGTCGAGGCGGAGTGGGGGGTGCTGCTCGAGCGCACGGCGACCCTGGTGCGATCCGGCGCCGTGCGTCTGGAGGGCGTCTTCAGCCACGTCTCCGGCACGAGCCCCGACGACGACCGCGCGCAGATCGCGGCCTTCGAGCGGTTCCTGGATGCTCTGCGCGCGCACGGCCTCGAGCCGGGCATCCGCCATCTCGCCGCCTCGGGCGCGGCGCTCGACCTGCCCGAGAGCCGCTACGACATGGTGCGCGCCGGCATCGCCCTCTACGGCCTGCCGCCGGCCCCGCACCACCGCGGCCTGGAGCTGCGCCCGGCCATGCAGCTGAGCGCCGCGGTCGCGGCGGTCAAGCGGGTTCCCGCGGGCAGCGGGGTCTCGTACGGCTACCGCCTGCGCACGTCGGCGTCGTCGACGCTCGCGCTCGTGCCGCTCGGCTACGCCGACGGCGTGCCCCGTGCGGCGGAGCACGCCCCCGTGCTCATCAACGGGCGCACGTTCCCCGTCGTGGCGCGCATCGCGATGGATCAGCTCGTCGTCGACGTCGGCGAGCACCCCGTGCAGGCGGGCGATCGCGCGGTGCTCTTCGGCGATCCGGCCAGGGGCGAGCCGAGCGCCGAGCACTGGGCGGATGCGGCCGGCACGATCGGCTACGAGATCGTCACGCGGATCGGTCGCCGCGTGACGAGGACGCGGGCATGA
- a CDS encoding DUF4190 domain-containing protein — protein MTDVPPAPQPPEQPATPGGTTPPPPAPEAPAAPAAPTAPPANPYAQQTSAPYGQPAAAPYGSQGYGAPQEKTNVLAIVSLSLGIAAFIVLPFLGSIGAIITGHMSLGQIKRTGEKGRGLGLTGLILGYVGIALAILIIIGFIAIFSIAGTSSMMYDDFS, from the coding sequence ATGACCGACGTCCCTCCCGCACCGCAGCCGCCCGAGCAGCCGGCGACGCCCGGCGGAACCACGCCGCCGCCGCCCGCCCCGGAGGCTCCTGCGGCGCCCGCCGCCCCGACCGCGCCGCCCGCGAACCCCTACGCGCAGCAGACCTCCGCCCCGTACGGGCAGCCCGCCGCGGCGCCCTACGGCAGCCAGGGCTACGGCGCCCCGCAGGAGAAGACGAACGTGCTCGCCATCGTCTCGCTCTCGCTCGGCATCGCGGCCTTCATCGTGCTGCCGTTCCTCGGCTCGATCGGCGCCATCATCACCGGTCACATGTCGCTCGGCCAGATCAAGCGCACGGGCGAGAAGGGCCGCGGCCTGGGCCTCACCGGCCTCATCCTCGGCTACGTCGGCATCGCCCTCGCGATCCTCATCATCATCGGCTTCATCGCGATCTTCAGCATCGCCGGGACGTCGAGCATGATGTACGACGACTTCAGCTGA
- the tsaD gene encoding tRNA (adenosine(37)-N6)-threonylcarbamoyltransferase complex transferase subunit TsaD codes for MLGIETSCDETGVGIVRGTELLANVIASSMDEHARYGGVVPEIAARAHLEALEPTIRAALAEAGVTLAELDAVAVTSGPGLGGALMVGVGAAKALAIALDKPFYAVNHLVGHVGADLLRDDAGDAPLELPTIALLVSGGHTSLLHVRSLTDDVELLGETIDDAAGEAFDKVARLLGLPYPGGPQIDRAAAEGDPRAVRFPRGLSLPKDLERHRCDFSFSGLKTAVARHVEALRDAGEEVPVADIAASFREAVADVLTAKAIAACRDLRVPRLLLGGGVVANARVRALAAERAEAAGVALRIPPLSLCTDNGAMIAAIAAQRIMAGHGPSDLGVGADSTLPVTVVQA; via the coding sequence GTGCTCGGCATCGAGACGAGCTGCGACGAGACCGGCGTCGGCATCGTGCGCGGCACCGAGCTGCTCGCCAACGTCATCGCCAGCTCGATGGACGAGCACGCGCGCTACGGCGGGGTCGTCCCCGAGATCGCCGCGCGCGCTCACCTCGAGGCGCTCGAGCCGACGATCCGCGCGGCGCTCGCCGAGGCGGGCGTGACCCTCGCCGAGCTCGATGCCGTCGCCGTCACGAGCGGTCCGGGCCTCGGCGGCGCCCTCATGGTCGGCGTCGGCGCGGCCAAGGCCCTCGCCATCGCGCTCGACAAGCCCTTCTACGCGGTCAACCACCTGGTCGGGCACGTCGGCGCCGATCTGCTGCGCGACGATGCGGGGGATGCTCCGCTCGAGCTCCCCACGATCGCGCTGCTGGTCTCGGGCGGCCACACGAGCCTCCTGCACGTGCGCAGTCTCACCGACGACGTCGAACTGCTCGGAGAGACCATCGACGACGCCGCCGGCGAGGCCTTCGACAAGGTCGCCCGCCTGCTCGGGCTGCCCTACCCGGGCGGGCCCCAGATCGACCGCGCGGCGGCCGAGGGAGACCCGCGGGCCGTGCGGTTCCCGCGCGGGCTGAGCCTGCCGAAGGATCTCGAGCGGCACCGCTGCGACTTCTCGTTCTCGGGCCTCAAGACCGCGGTCGCGCGGCACGTGGAGGCGCTGCGCGACGCGGGGGAGGAGGTGCCCGTCGCCGATATCGCGGCGAGCTTCCGCGAGGCGGTGGCCGACGTGCTCACGGCGAAGGCGATCGCGGCCTGCCGCGACCTCCGGGTGCCCCGCCTGCTGCTGGGCGGCGGGGTCGTCGCCAACGCCCGGGTGCGGGCGCTCGCCGCGGAGCGCGCCGAAGCGGCGGGGGTCGCGCTGCGCATCCCGCCGCTGTCGCTCTGCACCGACAACGGGGCGATGATCGCCGCGATCGCCGCGCAGCGCATCATGGCCGGGCACGGGCCGTCCGATCTGGGCGTCGGGGCCGACTCGACCCTGCCGGTGACGGTCGTGCAGGCCTGA
- the tsaE gene encoding tRNA (adenosine(37)-N6)-threonylcarbamoyltransferase complex ATPase subunit type 1 TsaE, whose protein sequence is MSIRLRIADPEAMEALGALIARELRAGDAVLLTGELGAGKTTFTRGLGAALGVRGTVTSPTFVLARTHPREGGGAPLVHVDAYRLGDAAELDDLDIDFAGSIAVVEWGAGLLEHLVDEWLSITIVRPTGAGAAVPSDGGPSDPDEAPIEPREVVIAGIGERWADLGWLHAAGD, encoded by the coding sequence ATGAGCATCCGGCTGCGCATCGCCGACCCGGAGGCGATGGAGGCCCTCGGCGCCCTCATCGCGCGCGAGCTGCGCGCCGGCGACGCCGTGCTGCTGACGGGCGAGCTGGGGGCGGGCAAGACCACGTTCACCCGCGGGCTCGGAGCGGCGCTCGGGGTGCGCGGAACGGTCACGAGCCCCACCTTCGTGCTCGCCCGCACCCACCCGCGCGAGGGCGGGGGAGCCCCGCTCGTGCACGTCGACGCCTACCGGCTGGGCGATGCGGCCGAGCTCGACGACCTCGACATCGACTTCGCCGGCTCGATCGCCGTCGTGGAATGGGGCGCGGGGCTGCTCGAGCACCTCGTCGACGAGTGGCTGAGCATCACGATCGTGCGGCCCACGGGCGCGGGTGCCGCGGTGCCCTCCGACGGAGGGCCGAGCGACCCCGACGAGGCTCCGATCGAGCCCCGCGAGGTCGTCATCGCGGGCATCGGCGAGCGCTGGGCCGACCTAGGCTGGTTGCATGCTGCTGGCGATTGA
- the rimI gene encoding ribosomal protein S18-alanine N-acetyltransferase, whose protein sequence is MTGADAGRGAGIRLRDAEFADLDAIMALETATFPTDAWSRDMMAAELASPHTAYLVVESGEEVVAYAGLSAPAGAEQADIQTIAVDGTHRRLGIGTVLVEQLLGAARARGAAEVFLEVRADNPGAEALYVRHGFARIAVRPRYYQPDGVDAIVMRKVFADG, encoded by the coding sequence ATGACCGGGGCCGACGCGGGGCGCGGGGCGGGCATCCGGCTGCGCGATGCCGAGTTCGCCGACCTCGACGCGATCATGGCGCTCGAGACGGCGACGTTCCCGACCGATGCCTGGAGCCGCGACATGATGGCCGCCGAGCTCGCGAGCCCGCACACCGCCTACCTCGTGGTCGAGTCGGGCGAGGAGGTCGTCGCCTACGCGGGTCTCAGCGCGCCGGCGGGCGCCGAGCAGGCCGACATCCAGACCATCGCGGTGGACGGGACCCACCGCCGGCTCGGCATCGGCACGGTGCTCGTCGAGCAGCTGCTCGGGGCGGCCCGGGCGCGCGGCGCCGCCGAGGTCTTCCTCGAGGTGCGCGCGGACAACCCGGGCGCCGAGGCGCTCTACGTGCGCCACGGCTTCGCCCGCATCGCCGTGCGGCCGCGGTACTACCAGCCCGACGGGGTCGACGCGATCGTGATGCGGAAGGTGTTCGCGGATGGGTGA
- the tsaB gene encoding tRNA (adenosine(37)-N6)-threonylcarbamoyltransferase complex dimerization subunit type 1 TsaB produces MLLAIDTSAGTAVAIVDDDGRMLASRSTPDTRRHAEVIGPFLAEVLAEAGVAHAGVAHAGAAHAGGAALTGVVAGIGPGPFTGLRVGIAAARAVALARGLPLHAVPSHDAVALAQVVGGVAAGRFAVVTDARRREVAVTVYTAQLPVPVVLEPPHLIARAAFVPAHDVPAFEVAEIPAVELARVAQARLAAGIRLPEAAPLYLRAPDVTLSSPKRVTG; encoded by the coding sequence ATGCTGCTGGCGATTGACACCTCCGCGGGCACGGCGGTCGCGATCGTCGACGACGACGGCCGGATGCTCGCCTCCCGCTCCACCCCCGACACGCGCCGGCACGCCGAGGTCATCGGCCCGTTCCTCGCCGAGGTGCTCGCCGAGGCCGGGGTTGCGCACGCCGGGGTTGCGCACGCCGGCGCCGCGCACGCCGGGGGGGCTGCGCTCACGGGCGTCGTCGCCGGCATCGGCCCGGGCCCGTTCACCGGCCTGCGCGTCGGGATCGCCGCCGCCCGCGCCGTGGCGCTCGCCCGCGGCCTGCCCCTGCACGCGGTGCCGAGCCACGACGCGGTCGCCCTCGCGCAGGTGGTCGGGGGCGTCGCCGCCGGACGCTTCGCCGTCGTCACCGACGCCCGCCGTCGCGAGGTCGCCGTCACCGTCTACACGGCGCAGCTGCCCGTGCCCGTCGTGCTCGAGCCGCCCCATCTCATCGCCCGCGCGGCCTTCGTTCCCGCGCACGACGTGCCGGCGTTCGAGGTCGCCGAGATCCCCGCCGTCGAGCTCGCGCGGGTGGCGCAGGCGCGGCTCGCCGCCGGCATCCGGCTGCCCGAGGCGGCGCCGCTGTATCTGCGCGCTCCCGATGTGACCCTGTCGAGCCCGAAGCGGGTGACCGGATGA
- the rarD gene encoding EamA family transporter RarD gives MTEPRPSSSGLALAIGAYGLWGFLPVYFLLLAPSGPIEIVAWRILLSLVFCGLLIAVMRGASGVGRLVRDPRILKLSLLAGILIAVNWHVYLYASLNGFIVEAALGYFINPIVTVALGVVLLRERLRPGQWAAVGISLVAVIVLAVGYGELPWISLVLAFSFGFYGYVKNRMGPAVTPVGGLTLETAWLVPIAVAELVWVASLGGGITLGQQGAGHAVLLALAGVVTAVPLLLFAAAARRLPLSVMGFVQYFAPLLQFAFGVFVMGEPMPPERWAGFALVWVALVVLTAEAIRHRRRSRAPQPAPMPETGPVTTV, from the coding sequence GTGACCGAGCCGCGCCCCTCCTCCTCGGGCCTCGCGCTCGCGATCGGGGCCTACGGCCTCTGGGGCTTCCTCCCCGTCTACTTCCTGCTGCTGGCGCCGAGCGGGCCGATCGAGATCGTCGCCTGGCGCATCCTGCTCTCGCTCGTGTTCTGCGGGCTGCTCATCGCCGTCATGCGCGGCGCGAGCGGCGTCGGCCGCCTCGTGCGCGACCCGCGCATCCTCAAGCTCAGCCTGCTGGCGGGCATTCTCATCGCCGTCAACTGGCACGTGTACCTGTACGCCTCGCTCAACGGCTTCATCGTCGAGGCCGCGCTCGGCTACTTCATCAACCCCATCGTCACCGTCGCCCTCGGCGTCGTGCTGCTGCGCGAGCGCCTGCGCCCCGGCCAGTGGGCGGCCGTCGGCATCAGCCTCGTCGCCGTGATCGTGCTCGCGGTCGGCTACGGCGAGCTGCCGTGGATCTCGCTCGTGCTCGCCTTCTCGTTCGGCTTCTACGGCTACGTCAAGAACCGTATGGGGCCCGCGGTCACCCCCGTCGGCGGCCTCACCCTCGAGACGGCCTGGCTCGTGCCCATCGCCGTCGCCGAGCTGGTCTGGGTCGCGAGCCTCGGCGGCGGCATCACGCTCGGCCAGCAGGGGGCGGGCCACGCGGTGCTGCTCGCACTCGCGGGCGTCGTCACCGCCGTGCCGCTGCTGCTGTTCGCCGCCGCCGCGCGCCGGCTGCCGCTCTCGGTCATGGGCTTCGTGCAGTACTTCGCGCCGCTGCTGCAGTTCGCCTTCGGGGTCTTCGTCATGGGAGAGCCCATGCCGCCCGAGCGCTGGGCGGGCTTCGCGCTGGTGTGGGTGGCCCTGGTGGTGCTGACCGCCGAGGCGATCCGGCACCGGCGTCGATCGCGCGCGCCCCAGCCGGCGCCGATGCCCGAGACGGGGCCCGTCACGACCGTGTGA
- the groES gene encoding co-chaperone GroES encodes MSVSIKPLEDRIVITQVEAEQTTASGLVIPDTAKEKPQEGEVVAVGPGRIDDNGNRVPLDVAVGDKVIYSKYGGTEVKYDGQEYLVLSARDILAVIVR; translated from the coding sequence GTGTCGGTCTCCATCAAGCCGCTCGAAGATCGCATCGTCATCACGCAGGTCGAGGCGGAGCAGACCACCGCCTCCGGGCTCGTCATCCCCGACACCGCCAAGGAGAAGCCCCAGGAGGGCGAGGTCGTGGCCGTGGGCCCCGGCCGCATCGACGACAACGGCAACCGCGTGCCGCTCGACGTCGCCGTCGGCGACAAGGTCATCTACTCGAAGTACGGCGGAACCGAGGTCAAGTACGACGGCCAGGAGTACCTGGTGCTCTCGGCCCGCGACATCCTCGCGGTCATCGTCCGCTAG
- a CDS encoding holo-ACP synthase: MIAGIGVDVVDLARFERALTRTPGLRARLFTEGERELPLRSLAGRFAAKEALLKALGQTDGVRWHDMAVVAGDDGDPDFALAGRAAEIAAARGIARIHVSMSHDAGIATAFVIAETAGAPEAAAR; this comes from the coding sequence GTGATCGCGGGCATCGGCGTCGACGTGGTCGACCTGGCCCGCTTCGAGCGCGCGCTCACCCGCACTCCCGGCCTGCGCGCCCGCCTGTTCACCGAGGGGGAGCGCGAGCTGCCCCTGCGCTCGCTCGCCGGGCGGTTCGCCGCGAAGGAGGCGCTGCTCAAGGCGCTCGGGCAGACCGACGGCGTGCGGTGGCACGACATGGCGGTCGTCGCCGGCGACGATGGCGACCCCGACTTTGCGCTGGCCGGGCGCGCCGCCGAGATCGCGGCCGCCCGCGGGATCGCGCGCATCCACGTGTCGATGTCGCACGACGCGGGCATCGCCACCGCGTTCGTGATCGCCGAGACCGCGGGCGCCCCGGAGGCGGCCGCGCGATGA
- a CDS encoding class I SAM-dependent methyltransferase, which produces MDTSELRELLTPEALGLLEQLPPSEGAPDAVRLVSRLRKEGHPPARVAAVLTQYRLRRKAVAKFGPFAERMLFTAPGLEQASRLAVAAQHAGRFRAAGLGSVADLGCGIGGDSMAFSALDLRVTAVERDEATAAVASYNLAPWVRTTVELGDATAFDVERAEGLWLDPARREGARRLSSPDDFSPSLDAALALAAQRPTGIKLAPGMDRALLPEGLEAQWVSDGGEVVELVLWSGALARDGIGRAALVLGAEGSAELTAAQDSADAPAGDLGEYLYEPDGAVIRARLIGDLARRLGGRMLDETIAWITADRLESTPFARAFRVLERWPLDAKRIGRELKQRGIGTVEIKKRGVDIDPAAFRKQLKPQGEGSATLVLTRVAGERAALLVERCD; this is translated from the coding sequence ATGGACACGAGCGAGCTGCGCGAGCTGCTGACCCCCGAGGCGCTGGGGCTGCTCGAGCAGCTGCCGCCGAGCGAGGGCGCGCCCGACGCCGTGCGGCTCGTCAGCCGCCTGCGCAAGGAGGGGCATCCGCCCGCCCGCGTCGCCGCTGTTCTCACCCAGTACCGCCTGCGTCGCAAGGCGGTCGCGAAGTTCGGCCCCTTCGCCGAGCGGATGCTCTTCACCGCGCCCGGCCTCGAGCAGGCCTCCCGGCTCGCCGTCGCGGCGCAGCACGCGGGCCGGTTCCGCGCCGCGGGGCTCGGGTCGGTGGCGGATCTCGGCTGCGGCATCGGCGGCGACAGCATGGCCTTCTCGGCCCTCGACCTGCGGGTGACGGCGGTCGAGCGCGACGAGGCGACGGCGGCGGTCGCCTCGTACAACCTCGCCCCGTGGGTGCGCACGACGGTCGAGCTCGGCGACGCGACGGCGTTCGACGTCGAGCGCGCGGAGGGGCTCTGGCTCGATCCGGCTCGGCGCGAGGGCGCGCGCCGGCTCTCCTCCCCCGACGACTTCTCGCCGAGCCTCGATGCGGCCCTCGCGCTCGCCGCGCAGCGCCCCACGGGCATCAAGCTCGCGCCCGGCATGGATCGCGCGCTGCTGCCCGAGGGCCTCGAGGCGCAGTGGGTGAGCGACGGCGGCGAGGTCGTCGAGCTCGTGCTGTGGAGCGGAGCGCTCGCCCGCGACGGCATCGGCCGGGCCGCCCTGGTGCTCGGCGCCGAGGGCTCCGCCGAGCTCACCGCGGCGCAGGACAGCGCCGACGCCCCCGCGGGCGACCTCGGCGAGTACCTCTACGAGCCCGACGGCGCCGTCATCCGCGCCCGGCTGATCGGCGACCTCGCGCGCCGCCTCGGCGGCCGGATGCTCGACGAGACCATCGCGTGGATCACCGCCGACCGGCTCGAGAGCACCCCTTTCGCCCGCGCCTTCCGCGTGCTCGAGCGCTGGCCCCTCGATGCCAAGCGCATCGGACGCGAGCTCAAGCAGCGCGGCATCGGCACGGTCGAGATCAAGAAGCGGGGGGTCGACATCGACCCGGCGGCGTTCCGCAAGCAGCTCAAGCCCCAGGGCGAGGGCTCGGCGACCCTCGTGCTCACCCGCGTCGCCGGTGAGCGGGCGGCGCTGCTCGTCGAGCGCTGCGACTGA
- the glmS gene encoding glutamine--fructose-6-phosphate transaminase (isomerizing) codes for MCGIVGYVGTRASVDVLLGGLKRLEYRGYDSAGVAVIDADGTLDTRKHAGKLGVLRDDLEATPLSRGTTGIGHTRWATHGGPTDENAHPHLGDAGKLALIHNGIIENFGELKAELAAAGHTFSSETDSEVAALLVGDAYRATGDLTTAMLQVVGRLEGAFTLLAVHADAPDVVVGARRNSPLVIGLGEGENFLGSDVAAFVEFTRHAMEIGQDQLVTIRPGSVEVVDFHGNPVETKTFEVNWDASAAEKGGWSSFMAKEISEEPEAVAKTILGRVEDGLVRIPELAGLDDDTMRAIDRIIIIACGTAAYAGMVGKYAIEQWARVPVDVELAHEFRYREPVLSPNTLVVSISQSGETMDTLMAVKYAREQGARTLSICNTQGATIPRESDAIVYTHAGPEVAVASTKAFVAQITATYLFGLQLGQVRGTLTPEAARELVAELQSVPEKLTDVLANGERIRELAGWMADTRSVLFLGRHVGYPVALEGALKLKELAYIHAEGFAAGELKHGPIALIEPGQVVFVIVPSPRDENSLHAKVVSNIQEIRARGARVIAIAEAGDVAVLPHADEVIRIPLASRFFEPLLAVVPLHIFGMELAAAKGLDVDQPRNLAKSVTVE; via the coding sequence ATGTGCGGAATCGTGGGATACGTCGGAACCCGAGCCAGCGTCGATGTGCTGCTCGGCGGTCTGAAGCGCCTGGAGTACCGGGGCTACGACTCGGCGGGCGTGGCCGTCATCGACGCCGACGGCACTCTCGACACCCGCAAGCACGCGGGCAAGCTCGGCGTGCTGCGCGATGACCTCGAGGCGACCCCGCTCTCGCGCGGCACCACGGGCATCGGCCACACCCGGTGGGCGACCCACGGCGGGCCCACCGACGAGAACGCGCACCCGCACCTCGGTGACGCGGGCAAGCTCGCGCTCATCCACAACGGCATCATCGAGAACTTCGGCGAGCTCAAGGCCGAGCTGGCCGCTGCCGGGCACACCTTCTCCTCCGAGACCGACTCCGAGGTCGCCGCGCTGCTCGTCGGGGATGCCTACCGCGCCACCGGAGACCTCACGACCGCCATGCTGCAGGTAGTCGGCCGGCTCGAGGGCGCCTTCACCCTGCTCGCGGTGCACGCTGACGCCCCCGATGTCGTCGTCGGCGCTCGCCGCAACTCGCCGCTCGTCATCGGGCTGGGCGAGGGCGAGAACTTCCTCGGCTCCGACGTCGCCGCCTTCGTCGAGTTCACGCGCCACGCGATGGAGATCGGCCAGGATCAGCTCGTCACCATCCGCCCGGGCTCCGTCGAGGTCGTCGACTTCCACGGCAACCCCGTCGAGACGAAGACCTTCGAGGTGAACTGGGACGCCTCCGCCGCCGAGAAGGGCGGCTGGTCGAGCTTCATGGCGAAGGAGATCAGCGAGGAGCCCGAGGCCGTCGCGAAGACCATCCTCGGCCGCGTCGAGGACGGCCTCGTGCGCATCCCCGAGCTCGCCGGCCTCGACGACGACACCATGCGCGCGATCGACCGCATCATCATCATCGCCTGCGGCACGGCCGCCTACGCCGGTATGGTCGGCAAGTACGCGATCGAGCAGTGGGCCCGCGTGCCGGTCGACGTCGAGCTCGCGCACGAGTTCCGCTACCGCGAGCCGGTGCTCTCGCCGAACACCCTCGTCGTCTCCATCAGCCAGTCGGGCGAGACGATGGACACCCTCATGGCCGTCAAGTACGCCCGTGAGCAGGGGGCTCGCACCCTCTCGATCTGCAACACCCAGGGCGCCACGATCCCGCGCGAGTCCGACGCGATCGTCTACACCCACGCCGGCCCCGAGGTGGCCGTCGCCTCGACGAAGGCCTTCGTCGCGCAGATCACCGCCACGTACCTCTTCGGGCTGCAGCTCGGGCAGGTGCGCGGCACGCTCACCCCGGAGGCCGCCCGCGAGCTCGTCGCGGAGCTGCAGTCGGTGCCGGAGAAGCTCACCGACGTGCTCGCGAACGGCGAGCGCATCCGCGAGCTCGCGGGCTGGATGGCCGACACCCGCTCGGTGCTCTTCCTCGGCCGGCACGTCGGCTACCCCGTCGCCCTCGAGGGCGCGCTCAAGCTCAAGGAGCTCGCCTACATCCACGCCGAGGGCTTCGCCGCGGGCGAGCTCAAGCACGGGCCGATCGCGCTCATCGAGCCGGGGCAGGTCGTGTTCGTGATCGTTCCGAGCCCGCGCGACGAGAACTCGCTGCACGCCAAGGTCGTCTCGAACATCCAGGAGATCCGCGCCCGCGGCGCGCGCGTCATCGCGATCGCCGAGGCCGGCGACGTCGCGGTGCTGCCGCACGCCGACGAGGTCATCCGCATCCCGCTGGCATCGCGCTTCTTCGAGCCGCTGCTCGCCGTCGTGCCGCTGCACATCTTCGGCATGGAGCTCGCGGCCGCGAAGGGTCTCGACGTCGACCAGCCGCGCAACCTGGCGAAGTCCGTCACGGTTGAGTAG
- the coaA gene encoding type I pantothenate kinase: MSEASAVRESSPRDQSPFVEIDRARWSALAPATPHPLDERELVQLRGLGDQLDLREVEEVYQPLSKLLSLYAVGARQLHTATRAFLGDGRPHTPFVIGVAGSVAVGKSTIARLLRELLSRWEDTPRVERVTTDGFLLPTAELSRRGILHRKGFPESYDRRALLRFVSRIKAGAEEVRAPVYSHLTYDRVPNAEIIVRRPDILIVEGLNVLQPPGPGASLAVSDLFDFTIYVDARTSDIAQWYEDRFLALQRGAFTDPRSYFHRYAALDHDEAVRKAREIWREINEPNLVQNILPTRARASLVLRKERDHAVSTVLLRKI, encoded by the coding sequence ATGTCCGAGGCCAGCGCGGTGCGCGAATCAAGTCCCCGCGACCAGAGCCCCTTCGTCGAGATCGACCGGGCCCGCTGGTCAGCCCTCGCCCCGGCGACGCCGCACCCGCTCGACGAGCGCGAGCTCGTGCAGCTGCGCGGCCTCGGCGATCAGCTCGACCTGCGCGAGGTGGAAGAGGTCTACCAGCCGCTGAGCAAGCTGCTGAGCCTCTACGCCGTCGGCGCTCGCCAGCTGCACACCGCGACCCGGGCGTTCCTCGGCGACGGTCGGCCGCACACGCCCTTCGTCATCGGCGTCGCCGGCTCCGTCGCCGTCGGCAAGTCGACGATCGCGCGCCTGCTGCGCGAGCTGCTCTCCCGCTGGGAGGACACTCCCCGGGTCGAGCGCGTCACGACCGACGGCTTCCTGCTGCCGACGGCCGAGCTGTCGCGGCGCGGCATCCTGCACCGCAAGGGCTTCCCCGAGTCGTACGACCGCCGTGCGCTGCTGCGCTTCGTCTCCCGCATCAAGGCGGGAGCCGAGGAGGTGCGCGCGCCGGTCTACTCGCACCTCACGTACGACCGGGTGCCGAACGCCGAGATCATCGTGCGCCGCCCCGACATCCTCATCGTCGAGGGCCTCAATGTGCTGCAGCCCCCGGGGCCCGGCGCCTCGCTGGCCGTGAGCGACCTCTTCGACTTCACGATCTACGTCGACGCGCGCACGAGCGACATCGCCCAGTGGTACGAGGATCGCTTCCTCGCCCTGCAGCGCGGCGCGTTCACCGATCCGCGCAGCTACTTCCACCGGTACGCGGCGCTCGATCACGACGAGGCGGTGCGCAAGGCGCGCGAGATCTGGCGCGAGATCAACGAGCCCAACCTCGTGCAGAACATTCTGCCCACGCGGGCGCGGGCCTCGCTCGTGCTGCGCAAGGAGCGCGATCACGCCGTCTCGACGGTGCTGCTGCGCAAGATCTGA